GTTCGGGGTGTGGGGGAGGCGGCTGCAGGACGCTGGGGCGGCCCTGGTAGGCGGGGCCCTGTGGGGGCATGGAGAGAAGTTCGAGGTCTGGTGTGCAGGACCTGCAGGGAGCCAGCACTGACCTTTGTGGCCCTGTCCTCTGACCCCGCCCCAGACAGAAACTCAGCAGgggcctgcccgcctgccctgAGACCTGAGGCCCCGGGtcagcccccggcccccggcccccggcctgGGCAGGCACTGGGCCTCGGTCCTCCCTGGAGTCCTGTGAAGGCAGCCCAGCAGGCGCTGGGTCCTGGCAAAAGACTGGGCCCAGGCGAGATGGAGCGCCCCTGCTGAGGGTGGGGCCTCAGAGCTTCGGCAGCCTGGGTGTCTGCCTGCCCATCCTAGTCCCTGGGGCACCAGGGTGAGCACAGTGAGCCCAGGGCCACTGGAGCCTGAGTGGCAGCCCAGGTCACCCCTTTTCCACCCCAAGTCTCAGGCTGGGTGTGCCCCATGGCTGGGACGCCTGGGGAcagtgcccccccgccccccagctgcaGGGCTGCTCCCTGCAGGACCAACGTGCGGAGTCTGGCAGGAGCTGCGGCCAGGGCCTGCCCGGACCAAGTGGAAAATGTGAACAGACCGGAGAATGCTAACCCAACGGGCCCTGGGCTTGGCGCGCCAGGATGCTGCCCCTGGGCCGTGAGCCGCGGGGACTGCAGGCCACACGCTCCCCCGAGGGGCCCCTGGGCCGCCACCCCTGAGCTGGGACGcgggcagagccaggcccagggcttGGCTGCGACGGAGGCCATCGGCCAGCGAGGCAGACCCTTGCAAGTGCCACATCCACAGACATTCCGGGCAGCGAGCTGACAGGCCGGGGAGGCACCCTCACTGTTCACGCTGCTCACGCTCCCCCAGGCCCCGGCCGCACCCCACAGCCGCCTGGAGTGCTGGTGTCCGCCCGCGGCAGGGTTTGAGGCTGCCCAGGTCATCTGCCCAGGGACCGTGGTGGCTGGTTAGGGCAACCCCCAGTGACTGGGCCCCAACTGGACTCCGGGGACAGCAGGAGCTGCCCATAGCGCTTTCTGTCTTGGGGGGAGCTGCTGAGGGGGCGCGTCCTCCCCATGGACACCCAGTGAGAGcggctgtggggaggggacagcccGAGTGCACTGGGCTGTGTCCACGCCATGGGCCGAGGGAGGCCAGGCAGGCACGCTGCCCCCGGGTAGGTGTCTGCCTTGGGCCAGGAACTCCCTGGGACGGCGCCTGGGGGTCCTCGGGCTGGTGTGAGCTGctgctgtgcagggcagaggaggtcGGGGAGGTGAGGGGATGCCCTGTGTGGGCCCTGTTGTGCTGGCTCAGAGCTGCGGGCTGTGCTGCAAGGTTCTGCCGGGTGCAGGGCCCACGCTGCTCTCCAGACCGCATCCTGAATGCCTCCGTCTGAGCTGGGGGTTCGCCCGAGTGAGAGAGGCAGACACTGAATCCCAGCTGggtcccctgggccctgggccctcccgCTGGGCTCTGGGCGGGGCAGCAAGCAAGGCCCACACCTGCCGTCCCCCAGGTGGACAGAACTGGGCACTTCCTGACAGGGGCCAGGTGCATATCTGGGAATAGGCTGGGCCCTGCCTGAGGTCCATTCCTGCACGGCTGTGGGGGTCTCCCAGGCGGCTGTGGCTGTGCACATGGCAGGAACAGGCTTTGGGGGGGGAGAGGGCCTGGGCCCGGGACGGGAGCCGGCTCCCCTGCCCACCAGGCATGGGATGGTCTGTAGCCGCCTGGCTGTGCCCAGCACGGGGGAGGGCGAGCTGAGGGCCTGCTGCCCGCCGGGGCGGCCAGCCGGCGTGGGCTGCACAGCTCTGGGACGTGGGCGTGTGTGCGTGGGCCCGGGGCCGAGCTGCGCGTCCCCACAGCTCGGCGGTGGACGCTCTGAGGACGGCGCTGCTCCGGGGCGGCAGCGAGGACGTGGTGCAGCACGTGGAGCTGGCGGGGGGCTGGGCGTCTCTGAGGACCTCCGCAGGGCACGAAGACGGGGTCACCCGGCTGGCCAGGTAGGCACTGTGGGGGCTGCTGTTCAGGCGATGGCCAGGTGCCCTGGGACCCAAGGAAAGGCACCGACAAGGGACGCCCAGGggcatgtgggggggggggggcaggcagagctTCCTGAGTTGTGGGCCCAGCCCGGGAGCAAGCGGGCTGGCGAGGGCCGGCTTGGGCCACGGTCCGGCgtgtggaaggtggggtgggggctcgaAGGGAGCTGTACCCCTTGGGTGGGGTTGACTgtccaggggcgggggtgggggtggggagaggtggcccCTCGAAGGAGGACTGGCAAGGTGAGTTGGGAGGGTGCACCTGACGGGGAGGGCGTGCCAAGCCTGGCAGCTGGGCACAGGCTCACGGGCAGAGGGTGCTGGTGTGCAGAGCGGGAGGGGAGGTGCCCCCCCCTGCTCTGTGGAGGGGTTGGCCCAGGACGGGCTCCGAGCGGCTTCCTTCCCCAGCGCCATGGCGAAGTTCGCGGGCCCCCGCCTGCCCCTGGTGACGAAGGCGCTCCTGGGCGCCCACAGCAGCGTGTACGAAGTCCAGAGGGTCACCTCCACAGCCTTCCTGGCCGAGGTGGGCGCTGCCTGCTCTGGGCTGCTACCGGGGCCACCACCAAGCGCACAGGCCCCTGGGCCATGCCCGGCGAcccccctgctctgtgccctgtgGAGGGCGCCTGCGGCAGGCCTGGGATGGGgcagaagtggggggaggggggataggCCACGAGCCCAGCCTGGCCTTCAGCTGGCCTGGGACGCCGCTGCCCCGGTGTGCAGTGCGGAGTGGTGAGGGGGGCTGGCCGGGCGGGCGACCCctggtgggcgggcgggcggtcACAGCGCCTCCACCCACAGCTGCTCAGCAGCAACGTGGTAAATGACCTGCTGCTCCTGGAGTCGCTGCTGGACAACCTGGCGGCCCGGCAGAAGGACCCGAGCGCCAGTGTGCGGCGGCAGGTGCTCCGAGGCCTGGCCAACGTCGCCTCAGGCTCCCCGGACAAGGTCAGCTGCCGGCCAGCCCCTCTGGGGCCCTGACCGCGAGGGCAGTGGAGCCGTGGCTGGGAGGCCCCGAAGGtgtggtgtgggggcaggggtcgcCTGGCGAGCacgcagggcagggctgggcgggtCGTGCTGTGACGCCCCGTGACAGGCCTCAGGGCTGGGTGAGCCGGGGACACAGCTGAGTGCGGGCCTTCCCCAGGTGCGGGCCCACGGCCCTCAGCTCCTGACAGCCATGATCAGCGGGCTGGACGACGGGGACGACCCCCACGGCCTGGTGGCTCTGGAGGCCATGGCGGGCCTGGTGAAGCTGCTGGGCCTGGTGGAGCCCTGGGACCTGCGCGCGGTGCTGCTGCACACGGCCATCCGCATCCGGCCCTTCTTCGACAGTGTAGGCcggcctgggggggcggggcctgccgccTCACCTCGCCCCCTCTTCTCCgagcctcagcccctgccctgccgccCGCTCCCcggctccccaggccccaggggccacGTGTGGTCACCgtggctccctcccctgagcTCCCAGGTGGGCCCTTCAGGGTAGGGAGTGGGCCTGAGGGGGCCCCCAACCCCTGACCCTTCCCACCAGCATGCCTACCGCTGCTCCAGGGACCGTTCCCGGGGCCCAGGGCACGAGGACCCGCGGGGAAGGAGACTGGGGCCGAGTGTCagcggcggggcgggcgggggagcaCCCTGTGGGGTGACgtctgcgccccgccccccccccccccccccaggaaaagATGGAGTTCCGCTCTGTGTCCATCCGCCTCTTCGGGCACCTCAACAAGGCCTGCCATGGGGACTGCGAGGACGTCTTCCTGGAGCAGGTGGTGGGTGGGCTGGTGCCCCTGCTCCTGCACCTGCGGGACCCCCAAGCCCCCGTGGCTGATGTGAGTAGTGGGTCGGGGGCTGGGCGAGCCCGCGGGGGCCCGGGGCCGAGGGCCTGAGCCTCCGCGCCGCAGGCCTGCAGGTTCGCGCTGCGCATGTGTGGCCCCAACCTGGAGTGTGAGGAGCTGGCGGCTGCCTTCCAGAAGCACCTGCAGGAGGGCCGAGGCCTGCACTTTGGGGAGTTCCTCAACACCACCTGCAAGCACCTGGTGAGGGGGCGTGGCGGCGGCGTGCGGGGGGCGTGGCCAGCACGGGGTGCACGTGACTAGCCGGGGTCTCCACAGATGCGCCACTTCCCGGACCTGCTGGGCCGCCTGGCGAGCACCAGCCTGTTCTACTTCAAGAGCAGCTGGGAGGACGTCCGCGCCGCGGCCCCCATGCTCACGGGTGAGTgcccccctcgccccccgccGCCCGGCGGGCCCTCACCCTGACCGGAGCCTCGCCTGCAGGGTTCCTGGTGCTGCACGCGGAGCCCCAGCATCGGCCGCAGGTGGACCTGGAGGAGCTCACTGCGGGTTAGCAGCgccgtccccccccccacccccccacctgtTGGGCTGCACGGGGTTCCTGCTGACCCTGTGGGCACCAGGGGGAGACTAAGTGATTTTCCTGGATTTCAAGGATTTTTTCCCTGTCACTGGTGACCTCATCGTCTCTAGTAATTCACGGAAACTTCTTAACTGTTCCAAAAGAgcttaaaaaacactaaaaaaggaaaaactatctTTCCGTTGGCTCCCGAGCCCTCCCAGCAGCGGCCTGCTGCAGGAGGGCGGTGGGCGAGCGGCAGCCCCACGCGCAGGGTGGGGAGTggctccagggcccaggccctgctTCCTGTGCCAGGAGGGGGTGGGACGGGCCCCAGTGCAGCTGTgcgtgggggcctggcccagcgtCAGCTCCGACGGGCCACGGAGTCACCCCCTGTCCCGCAGCGCTGCAGCTCCTGCTCAAGGACCCCGCCCCCGCGGTGCGCGGGAAGGCTGCCGAGACCCTGGGCCGCCTGGTGAAGTTCGCCTGAGGCTCCTGCACGTGCCCCCCAGGCAGCACCGACCAGCGCAGGGCAGCCtgtgccccctccctgctcccaatAAAGCCGTTCCCGCCTCAGCAGGCGAGGGGCTGCGATGCCTTGGCCTTTCCTTGTGGGACAGGGCGCTGGTCACACCCCCCGGGGAGAGACCAAATGAAGTGTGGTGGGGGGGGCTCTCGAGAGCTCAAACGCAAGGTCACACCACCAGCCAGAGGAGGGAAACATCTCTATTGAGGGTCCTGAGCAGGTGCCCGGACCCGGGGCCACAGGGCTCCCTAGGTGAACAGGCGGACCGTGCCGTCGGCCCCCGAGGAGAAGACCCACggctgggtggggtggaaggCCACGTCCAGCACGCCCAGGTCGCGGGTCAGCGTGTGCCCCCTCAGCACCTTCACGGGCACCAGCAGCGGGTTCTGCAGCAGGTcgctgtgggggagggagtggcTCAGACAGGCGTGCCGGCCCCTCGACCCctcggggcagggggcgggcgggcTCGGCACTCACTTGTACACCATCCCGTGGCAGACGATGACGCTGCCGTCGTCGGAGCCGGACGCGAAGAGCGGGTACTGGGGGTGGAAGGCCACCGCCCGCAGGGCCTTCCTGtggtgcctggggaggggccggttgagaggagcagtggggaggacccctgcccccgcccccgcccccgcccgcctgcAGGGGCCTCACCTCAGCACCCTGTAGGGCTTGGTGGACAGGTCCAGGTCGAACCACACCAGCTTGCTGTCGTAGCTGCCGCAGATGAGGTTGTCCCCTGGGGGCAGACGCCGTGGGACCCGGTGCCTGGGGGCCCCGCCCGCGGGGTGcgtccccacagccccacccccagggtgcaCGGGCCCTTGCCCTCACCTGCAGGGTGCACAGCCAGGCTGGACACCCACTTGCAGTTGGGCATCAGCTTCTTGGTGAGCTCCTGGCGCAGCAGGTGGTACAGGCGTACGCTGCGCTGCGAGGCCACGAGCAGGACGGGCCGGACGGGGTGGAAGGCCACCCGCTGCACCTGTCCGTGGCTGCGGCGGAAGGGGCTCTGGCTGCGGCGGCGGCTCAGCTGGTGGATCAGCACCTGGGTGTGGCCCTGGGCGGCCAGCACCACGGCCATGTAGTCCCCACGCCCGTGCCACGTCACCTGGGTCACCGGCTGCAGGAGGCGAGGGTGGCTGAGCgggggccctccccacccccaccgccccgcccggccccacgCCCAGTCACCTTGCCGTGACAGATGCGCAGCCGCAGGCCCCCCGGGCGCTCCTCCTCTGAGGCTTCCAGCCAGCGGGCAGGCTGCAGGGCAGGTTCCTCGGGCGGGGTGAAGGCGCCCAGCAGCTGGTCCGTGCTGCCCACCGCCAGCTGGTCCCCCAGGGCCGGATTCAGCAGCAGCACCGCATCCTCCCTGCAGCCAGAGCTAGATGCAGCCCCAAGGCCCCGGCAGCcccggcagcccccgcccccaccacccagccttgCACTCACACGGCCACGGCCACCAGACAGACGGTGGGGCAGGGGTTCCACGCGACACTCTTCACCGTGCCCCCCGCGGGCACCGTCCTCACGCAGCGGGCAGTGGCCACCTCCCAGAACCGCACCGAGCCGTCGTCGGAGCCTGGATGCGGCAGAGGAGACCTCagcagctgccccccccccccaggcgcCCAGCCCGGGCCCCCCCAGCTTCAGGCCTACCTGAGGCCAGCCACTGGCCCCCCGGGGAGATGCTCAGGCAGCGGACGAGGTCGCTGTGGCCCCTGTAGACCTGCAGAGAGGGGCGGTGAGGAGGCGCACACCCGGGGGCGTGCGTGcgtgcctcctgcccccagccccgccctcttACCAAAGCCTGGCTCGTGGGGAAAGGCTGAAGGTCCCGAGGCCGAGGCAGTTTGGGGATGAGGTCTTCAGGGTCCACGTTCACCTGGGGCAGGAGAGCATGTGCTCAGCTGGAACCCCTGCCGCACACCCTGCCCAGGTGCGCCGCCCCCCGCATACCCGCATCTTCCGCTGCCGTGGACACAGGTAGAGGTCGAGGCAGCGCTCGAAGCGCTCGTGGACGAAGCGGCTGTAGGCGGGCACGGCCCGCAGGCTCGGGAACTTGCGCGGCAGGAAGTTGAGCTTCCGCTCCCCAGGCTCCTGCTGCTCCCACGCCTGACGCTGTGGACGTGGGGGTGAGCCGGGGGTGAGCCGGGGCTGACgtggggcaggggcccaggccctGACCCTGCGCAGGCCAGACCCACCTCCTCCTCGCTGGGCAGGTACTCAGGGGGCGGGTTGTAGGACTCCGCGTGGCCGGGCAGGGCCAGCTTGGGGGCAGGCACGTGCATCTTGTGGCGCCCCAGCACGGCACTGGGGTCCTCCTGGGCCCACAGGTCGtagaagctgggggtggggtcgCGGGGCCGGCGAGGCCGGATCCAGCCCATCTTGATGGCGTGCACCATGCGGGAGACCTGCAGACAGACGCACGTGGTCAGGGCGGGCGGGGTGAGGGCCGcgccccggggggggggcacccACCTTCTCCTTCTCCACGAGGGACGGGATGAAGCTGCGCTTGTCGGCAGGGCGGTTGGTCACAGGGTGGATCATGAGGTCCCCGCTGAAGAAGTCCACGGCCGGCTGGGGACACAAGCAGAGGCCGtgggccagggccctgcagctgccccgGATGCCGGGGCCAGCCACTGCCACCTACCTCGTAGGGGTCGGAGCCCTCGTCCCCAAACTGGCCCCTCTGCAGCCGCCGCACCAGGGCCACCTGCTCGTCCGTCAGCCGCAGGTCGTGGCCCGTGGTCAGGTCCTGCACCGTgcgcctgggggaggggcgtcagaaccggccccggcccccccccagccccccggccccgccccccggcccggcccccgggCGCACCAGTAGTCGGGGTCGTCCATCTTGTCCAGGAACTGGTCCAGCTCGTCCCGGGTCCGCACGGGCTTGTAGATGCGCCTGCCGTCCAGGTCGTAGCCCACGTGCGGGAAGTCGTCGTACCACTGCAGCGGCACGTTGCCCACCGTGTTCCGCACATCCTGGCGGCGGACGGGGAGTCAGCACCACACACCCACCGTGCGcacccccccacgccccccagaGACACACAGGAGGCGGAGGGGCCTTGAGGCGGGGCCAGGCCCCCCGACACGTGCCGGCCCGGGGTGTGACGTGGCGCGGCGACCGGGCAGCCCCCCCCCGGCCACAGGAGCTCCGAGCCGCACCTCACATTTTCCACTGAAGTGGTGCCGACCCCgagcacctcccctccccccggatTCCCTGGCCGGGGCTCTGGAGCCACAGACAAGGGTGAGCTCATCGCGTGGGCTCCCTCCCCTGGCGGGGCCTTGCGCAAAAACAGGCAGCCACAGACGGGGAAGACCCTGCCAGCCCCTCcaaggggaggcaggagccaCTGCATGCTGCCCTACAGGCATTCGAAgaccccccagcctccccatcctgccccccacccccgacggGCAGAGTGGCCACATTCCTGGATACACATTCCTGGTCGAGGCCCCTGCCAGCCACCACCCTCCCTCCGCCCAGCCCGAGGACTGCTGCCCGGCGGCTGCTTCCTGCAACAGTAGCCACAGGGGGAGGGGCTCAGAGGAGCCTGCGCCCAGCTGGGAGCCTCAGGCCCCCTTGCAGCAGGACCCCCCGGGCTCTGGCCCGCCGCACCTGCCCACCCCGAGACCTGCAGATTCGAGTGCTCCCAGCGAGCGAATCTGTGGGACCCGCCCACTGCTAGGCACGCCATTCTCcctgcatggggtgggggggccctccAGTGTCCCCAAGTCTACATGGCCATTTCATACCTGGGCAGACCCTGGTGGGGAACCTAGTGGCAAGGGAGGGGCACGGAAAAGTTTCTCCAGAGCAGAGCAGCAGCATGggccaggaaggcagggagggctcCAGGCAGAGAGCAGGGCTTCTGCCACCCTGGAGGGTGCAGCCAATGCCAGGCGGGGGCAGGTGCAAGACAGCCAGGCTGTGCCCCCAGGGGACCCTGGGTGTAAATGTGAGTGGGGTTTCCGGGGGCACAGCCCCTCAGTGCTCCtctgtgcacccccccccccgcgcccgcctggcacAGAGGAACCAAGTGCACatggaagggagagacagacagggtgTGGCTAGGCGCCGAGGCCAGGGCAGCTGGGTGGACTTGGTCATGCCAGAGGAAAAGACTGGGGTCATGGGTCCcatctgaccctcctgcctccgcTGAGGGTTAGAGGAGGGGACGGCAGAGCCCCAGAACCAGCCGTAAGGGGGCTCCCGCTTCCCCTGCATCCCCCAGAGACGACGGGATGCTCCGGCCCCTCAGCGTGGCGGGAGAAGGCTGAGGGACGCAGGGCCCCTGCTCCGGCGgcctccaggggctgggaggcggggaggagggcgggcctgcgcgggggaggggccgccaCTGCTATAAAGGCCCGGCCCGCAGCCCCCGCCGCAGCCCGGGACGCACACGTGCGCGCGGCGCACCGCCACCGTGGGCGCCCCAGACCCGCGCCTCCCCGGCCCGGGCGCCCGCCCCCGAGGCCCGGCGGCATGCGCTGCGCGCGGAGGAGCTGACGGCGGCCGGCCGAGTCCTTCGCCATGCTGCGCTCGGCGCCGCCTGGCCGCTACCTGTACCCCGAGGTGAGCCCGCTGTCGGAGGACGAGGACCGAGGCAGCGAAAGCTCGGGCTCCGACGAGAAGCCCTGCCGCGTACACGCGGCGCGCTGCGGCCTCCAGGGTGCCCGGAGGCGGGCCGGGGGCCGTCGGGCGGGGGGcgccccgggccccgggggccGGCCCGGCCGGGAGCCCCGACAGAGGCACACGGCGAACGCGCGGGAGCGGGACCGCACCAACAGCGTGAACACCGCCTTCACCGCGCTGCGGACGCTCATCCCCACCGAGCCGGCCGACCGCAAGCTCTCCAAGATCGAGACGCTGCGCCTGGCCTCCAGCTACATCTCGCACCTGGGCAACGTGCTGCTGGTGGGCGAGGCCTGCGGTGACGGGCAGCCCTGCCACTCGGGGCCCGCCTTCTTCCACGCAGCCCGCGCCGGcagccccccgccgcccccagcccGCGACGGGGAGAACGCCCAGCCCAAGCAGATCTGCACCTTCTGCCTCAGCAACCAGAGAAAGCTGGTGAGTGTGGACGTGGGGCAGCCCCCCCGCAGCACCTGCGACCCCAGGGCGCagctcccagggagggagggggcgaggCTGCGGCTGCAAGGCTGGGCCTCCCCCTGACAGCCCCCAGAGCACAGGACCCAGGGGAATGAGAGAGCCTTGCCTAGAACCGGTGGGGATCGGAGAGAGGCTGGCAGGGCAGGCACCGACCTGGAACAGGACGGGGGCCAGAAGAGGGTGGGTTCAGGCaatcctggcccccacccccataaGGGCAGCGAGGGGGCAGGACGACCCTGCAGGGCAGTCTGCCGGgctgcagccccccgccccagcctgagTTTTGCCAGCACCTGCCGACCCTCCCCAGCCCGGCCCTGGCCTCAGGGCTGCACGCTCAGACGTGGCTGTGGGTCTGCCCTGGCGGGAGGCTGGCAGGAAACTCGGGGGCTGGGGGCCGCACCACGGGACAGGGGCCACTGTGGTTTGCAGCCCCCGCTGTGCTCGGTGGCACTGGAAAAGCGGGGTGAGCACGGAGAAGCCGCGGCCCGGCTTCTCCCGATCCCCATTTCCTCTCCAGACAGCCCGCGCGAGCTCCTGGGGCCTGAACATCTGGgaaatttaattttacaattcCGGCTGCGCGGCAGCGTGTGCTCTCCTCCCCGGCGCCCGGGGAAGCGGGGTGAGCGTGGAAGGGGGTGCTTCCCTGGCCCGCCACCTGAGATGGCGTGGGGGAGCCCAGAGGCGCGGGCTGGCGCCGGGTCCCTGCCCAGGCCTGACACTGCCCTCCCCTCCGCAGAGCAAGGACCGGGACAGGAAGACGGCGATTCGGAGCTAGAGGCGGACGCCGCTGGGCCACCCACGGACGGCCCCCATGGACCTGACTCGGGCACAGGCCCCCGCGCAGGAGGGCGCCCCCCGGGCCCAGGCCGCCTCCGGCCTCGAATGGGGTCGATGGACAGACAGGCGGCGGCAGGACTCTGAGCTGGCCACAGCACTTGCCTGGGCCCACTGGAACTTTCCATGCTGGCTTCCTACCGGGGGTTTCTTCTGGTTACTATGTGCTGGCATCTCGTGTCTGTGATATGGTAATATAAAGTCTGGaaattttgtataattaaaaacaaaacagtatcttCCAAAGGTGGAAGCACGCTGTCCGGGCAGAGGGCCCAGAACCCGTTCTGAGCCCGTCCCCAACCCTGAGGGCTGGCTCTCTTCGAGCTCTGTCCTCCCCGGGCCGCATGCACCCCCGTTCTCAGGGgagacccccacctcccaggcctcgAGGCAGAGCGA
This DNA window, taken from Phyllostomus discolor isolate MPI-MPIP mPhyDis1 chromosome 7, mPhyDis1.pri.v3, whole genome shotgun sequence, encodes the following:
- the BOP1 gene encoding ribosome biogenesis protein BOP1 isoform X1; the protein is MVGSRCAAAAAAGACPRKRPQEEETEPKEPSLWAPAPSLGDGSDPGLSDSEESVFSGLEDSGSDSSEDSAEGQDGPSSGKGHGGTEKTTGQQASTTPSGRTEVSGARGEDGEYAEDSSDEEDVRNTVGNVPLQWYDDFPHVGYDLDGRRIYKPVRTRDELDQFLDKMDDPDYWRTVQDLTTGHDLRLTDEQVALVRRLQRGQFGDEGSDPYEPAVDFFSGDLMIHPVTNRPADKRSFIPSLVEKEKVSRMVHAIKMGWIRPRRPRDPTPSFYDLWAQEDPSAVLGRHKMHVPAPKLALPGHAESYNPPPEYLPSEEERQAWEQQEPGERKLNFLPRKFPSLRAVPAYSRFVHERFERCLDLYLCPRQRKMRVNVDPEDLIPKLPRPRDLQPFPTSQALVYRGHSDLVRCLSISPGGQWLASGSDDGSVRFWEVATARCVRTVPAGGTVKSVAWNPCPTVCLVAVAVEDAVLLLNPALGDQLAVGSTDQLLGAFTPPEEPALQPARWLEASEEERPGGLRLRICHGKPVTQVTWHGRGDYMAVVLAAQGHTQVLIHQLSRRRSQSPFRRSHGQVQRVAFHPVRPVLLVASQRSVRLYHLLRQELTKKLMPNCKWVSSLAVHPAGDNLICGSYDSKLVWFDLDLSTKPYRVLRHHRKALRAVAFHPQYPLFASGSDDGSVIVCHGMVYNDLLQNPLLVPVKVLRGHTLTRDLGVLDVAFHPTQPWVFSSGADGTVRLFT
- the SCX gene encoding basic helix-loop-helix transcription factor scleraxis; the protein is MLRSAPPGRYLYPEVSPLSEDEDRGSESSGSDEKPCRVHAARCGLQGARRRAGGRRAGGAPGPGGRPGREPRQRHTANARERDRTNSVNTAFTALRTLIPTEPADRKLSKIETLRLASSYISHLGNVLLVGEACGDGQPCHSGPAFFHAARAGSPPPPPARDGENAQPKQICTFCLSNQRKLSKDRDRKTAIRS
- the BOP1 gene encoding ribosome biogenesis protein BOP1 isoform X2, producing MVGSRCAAAAAAGACPRKRPQEEETEPKEASTTPSGRTEVSGARGEDGEYAEDSSDEEDVRNTVGNVPLQWYDDFPHVGYDLDGRRIYKPVRTRDELDQFLDKMDDPDYWRTVQDLTTGHDLRLTDEQVALVRRLQRGQFGDEGSDPYEPAVDFFSGDLMIHPVTNRPADKRSFIPSLVEKEKVSRMVHAIKMGWIRPRRPRDPTPSFYDLWAQEDPSAVLGRHKMHVPAPKLALPGHAESYNPPPEYLPSEEERQAWEQQEPGERKLNFLPRKFPSLRAVPAYSRFVHERFERCLDLYLCPRQRKMRVNVDPEDLIPKLPRPRDLQPFPTSQALVYRGHSDLVRCLSISPGGQWLASGSDDGSVRFWEVATARCVRTVPAGGTVKSVAWNPCPTVCLVAVAVEDAVLLLNPALGDQLAVGSTDQLLGAFTPPEEPALQPARWLEASEEERPGGLRLRICHGKPVTQVTWHGRGDYMAVVLAAQGHTQVLIHQLSRRRSQSPFRRSHGQVQRVAFHPVRPVLLVASQRSVRLYHLLRQELTKKLMPNCKWVSSLAVHPAGDNLICGSYDSKLVWFDLDLSTKPYRVLRHHRKALRAVAFHPQYPLFASGSDDGSVIVCHGMVYNDLLQNPLLVPVKVLRGHTLTRDLGVLDVAFHPTQPWVFSSGADGTVRLFT